DNA from Lentilitoribacter sp. Alg239-R112:
CTCGACTTGGCTGATTAAGCAAACTCCAGTCAGCTTCTAATAAATCGATCGTATCTTTGTGATCACGAATTTCACTCTGAAGGCGTTTAATTTCCGCCAAACGATCCTCCGATTGCCCCTTAATATGAAACGTATAGGCTGACGCGCTGAGGATCAGGGCCATGAGGATAACTTCAAATGCTCTAAACATCTAGGAACTCCTCAAAACTAAATGCAATGGATACAAATCAGGCAAACCAAAGACCTTCATATCAGATGCGCCTGCGGGAGCATGAGTACGAATTCCAGCTCGCAGCTTCGCCGAGCGTGATCTAGGATTGATCGCGAGCTCTTCATCACTGGCACTTATCACACCTTTTTTACCAATCGCCTCAAAACTTGCCTCAACAACATGGACTTGAGGAAGGTGTCGCGAACCTGAAATCCGCCCAAAACGATCTGCGAAAAACTTCTTCACAATTCGATCCTCTAATGAATGAAAGGTAACAACAACCAAACGCCCACCAGGCTTCAATGCTTTTTCAGCGGCCAACAAAGATCGCGCCAACTCACCCAACTCATCGTTGACGTAGATTCGCAACGCCTGAAAAACACGTGTTGCTGGATGAATACGATCCTTCATTTTTCTTGGCGATGTTTTTTCAATGAGTTTTGCAAGTTCGCCAGTCGTATGAAACTCTTGCTCTGCACGAGCATCGACTATCGCACGTGCAAGACGACCAGCCTTTTTCTCTTCACCATAAAATCCAAAAATTCTTGCGAGGTCGCCAAGCTTCAAACGGTTAACAACATCAGCAGCGGTTACCCCATCTTGTGCCATGCGCATATCAAGCGGACCATCTTGCATAAATGAAAACCCGCGTTCTGCCTGATCAATCTGCATAGAAGATACGCCGATATCCAGCACGACGCCATCAAGTGTGCCATCTTCACAAAAATCAGAAATTTGAGAGAACTTGGCATGTTTTAACGAAAGCTGTTCGGCATATTTTTCAACAAGATGGGATGCATTATCAATTACATCTGGATCTTGATCTGTGGCAATAACATTTGCGCCTCGCTCCAACAAAGCGGTACTATAACCACCGGCACCAAACGTGCCATCAAAGATTAGTTTTCCATCTGAAGGTTCAAGTGCCTTAATAACCTCAGAGAGAAGAACCGGGATATGATCGACTGGTCCGCCATCGACGTCGTTATTGCCGTCAAAACTCGTCACCATCCCGTTTCCTCGTCTCAGGTTGAACGAATATTTTTGTCTATCCGCTCTTGCCGGGTTTCGTCTTGCATCCTCGACAATGCAGACGGCTCCCAAATCTGAAAATGATCGCCGCGACCTACAAAGGTCACTTGATCCTCTATCCCAGTGAAATCGCGAATAAAATCGGTTATCACCAGGCGCCCCTCTCCGTCGAGCTTCATAAACACGCCGCCGCCGTGAATAAGAAGTGACATCTTGTTGGCATCCATCGAAAATGGATCGCCTTGATCTATATGCCTTTCGAACCGCTCCAAAACCTCTGGTCCAGCGATTGAAATCGCGGGAAATATGAAATCCTGAAACACGTACAGTTCGTCTATATTCAAGCGCATCAACACATTGCGGAATACCGATGGGACGGACACGCGACCCTTGGCATCCACTTTTTTTGTCACCTGTGACAAAAACCTGTTCATGACGCACGACTAACTTACCTGCCAAGCGACCAGACTTTTGCTGACCTGCAAAAGTTACAGCCGTCTGAAATTCACCAAACCGCCCAAAATATCGTTCCGCACTTTCACGAACACTGTGGGATAACAAATCCGAATATTTTGACCTTCTTTGGGATATCATGGGCATATTTGGGCGTCAATGGGATTTTACAGTTTGTTAATAAATCATATTACCAATTCACCCATTCATGACTCTTTATGATTAATGAACAGTTAGGATTCGCTCTTAAGAAGAAAAATTCGAGAATATCTGATAGGTTTGGATCAAAAGCTCACCAACCAGTCAAACACACCAAAAAAAATTTAAAATGCCAGTCGGCCTATAAGCCGGGTTTTGTATGGCCACTGCCTTCGCAGCAGCGTGACAACCATTCCTCTGGGACAGAGCTTACGCACTGCCTCCTGCAACCTACCCGGATGACTAGCTTGGAAAAAGCCGGTGCCGAAGCACCACATCATCCCTATTTGGTCTTGCTCCCGATGGGGTTTACACTGCCGTCTTTGTTACCAAATAACGCGGTGGGCTCTTACCCCACCATTTCACCCTTACCCAATATTTTGCCGCAAAGCGACGTAGTATCAGGCGGTATAATTTCTGCTGCACTTTCCCTAGGGTCGCCCCCGCCGGATGTTATCCGGCATCGTTTTTCCATGGAGCCCGGACTTTCCTCTCGCAGCAAGCTAAAATTAGCGAACTACAAGCGGTTGCCCAGCCGACTGGCAAAAAAAGCCCTATACCAAGCGCGCAGGAATATCCAGCAATAATAGTTACAATGATTAGCGAAGAATTGCTTTTACTTTCTGGCAATATTTTGCGGAAACTGGATTCATGCGCTTAGCATAATGCCCTGCATTGTACTTGAGGATCGCACCACAGGTCGTTCCGCCACCGCGCTTATAAGCTTCACCCAAATATTTCATGCCATAAGCGATGTTATTCTCCGGATTATATAGCGCTTTCGTTGAACCAGTATAACCCATGCCGCGCGCGGTTGCGGGCTTAATCTGCATTAAACCAACTTCACCCGCACGACCACGAGCGCTGGCTTTATAATTGCTCTCAATTTTTACAATTGCATGTGCTAGCTTTACAGGCACGCCATTTTTTTTGGCATGTTTGGAAATTAGCTTATTATATGGCGCACTATTTTTAGTTGATTTTGAAACAGATGAAGTTTTTGTTGATTTATCAACACTATTTGCTGTCTGACACGCAGACAGAGATAATAAGCTGACCGTCAGGCCAGCAGCGATATTGAGCTTCATAGAAGATCCTTGTTATTTTTGAATTTCCTTGGGAGGAAGATAAGCGTTAGTTGCGCTCTCTAAACGGCGAAATCTAGTCAAAAATGTGTCAAAGGATTCAATTTCCGTTACAGAACTGACACATTAGTTGCTTCAAATTCTAGTTTTCTGCCAAAAGCCGATGCAAAGTTTCGATTGTCGACATATCTGCAATGCCATCGACCTTCTCCGGCCGAAAATGTCGCTGGAACGCAATGATAACAGCCTCAGTCAACTCATCAAATTGACCGTTCACTTCTAAACCATATCCATATAGGCCGAGCATGGATTGCAATGCCTCTATCGGTTGACCACTTTCACCGCGCATAAAATAACGCCCGCCAGAAATAGGAGATGGGTCCACATAATGCCCTACTCCCTGATCGGCAAGTGCTTTCCAAGAAAACCATTCACCTGGATCACGCTTACGTAAAGGAGCAATATCTGAATGTGCCAGAACACGTTTAGGATCGATATTATGACGAGCAATAATTGATCGAGATAAACCGATGACAGATTGCATCTGGACATCAGGATAAATTGGGCATCCAGCTTCATGGCCTTGATTAGCAACTTCTATTCCGATTGACCTTGAATTAATATCGACTTCGCCATGCCAACTGCTCTGACCTGCATGCCACGCTCTTTTTTCTTCCGCCACGAGTTGAGAAATTTCGCCATTCTCATCAACAAGATAGTGAGCAGAAACTTCTGCTTCTTCCGCACAAAGCCAATCACATGCCGCTTTTGCTGTTTCCATCGCAGTATAGTGCAGAACAAGCATATCGGGCTTAGATACACCTTTACGCTCCCCAAAATTTGGTGATGGAACAACAATTGCACGATCAAAATCCGGCGCAAATGTCATTAAGCTCGCACCTGCAATCTTTCAATAGCTTCAAATGCAAGATTTAGCTTTGCCATACGGTCACCAGCAATCCTCATAAACTCATCAGGAACACCACGTGCACGTAAATTATCAGGATGACTTTTCTTGGCCAGTTCGCGATAACGCCTCTTAATCTCATCAAAGGGCGTGCTTTTTGTAACACCAAGCACAACAAAGGGATCAAGCCCTTCAGGATGTACATGTCGAGCCGCTATCTGCGCCAATCGCTCTTCATCCAACCCAAATATCTCACCGATATGTTGGAGCATCACATTCTCATGTTCATGGATAACACCATCGGCCTTTGCGATATGATAAAGGCCATCCATCACGTCTTCCAAAAGGGCGCAATTGGATACTACCGAACTACAAAGGCCCGACAAACGGCGAGCATAAACATCATAACCAGCGACATCCTGTTTGGCTAAGTTATATAGTTTAGAGACGTTTTTTGCCTCAGATTGAGGGATTTCAAAAATCTCTTGGAAGGCGCTCACCTCTGCTTGCGTGACCACTCCATCAGCCTTCGCCATTTTTGCAGATAACGCAATAACAGCAACCGAAAAAGCGACCTGCCGACGAGTCTCAGGATCACCCTCAAAGACTGTTCTAACTGCCTCGACAATTTGTGACACAAAGCTTTGGGCCGCTTCGCCAACGGCCTCTAATATTTTACATATAGATAACATGGCCGGGACGTTACTTCATTTGGAAAAAAAATTCGAGCGAAAACATCCAAATTCGTAAACTATTCTTGATAAAACTAATCATATTATCGTGAACATAGAAATAGCTGCCACATTCACGAAACAAACTGTCTAAACTGAGGATTTAATCTTCTCAACAGCACTACCTTTAATTAGTATGTTAGGTAACTGAGATAAATGTTTCATCTGGGACGCCGTTTCAACACCTTGCACAATTATTTTAAGTCCCAGCCCCTGTGCAAGCTTGATAAGGTTTTCCAATAATTCAAAAGAACCTGCATCTTCCGTAACATTTTTCACCCAATTCTTTTTTAAAATTAGATATTTATGCTGATTTTTTTCGCCGGAAATAAAATCGCTTATATTCCCGCCTAGACCATAGCTTGCGATCCTCACACCTAAATCAACCAGTCCCTGCAGATTGGTTCCAATTAGTTCAGGGTTTTCTGTACGTTCCAAAGTATCGAAAGCAACGACCAACCGATTACATTCAACTTTATTCTTACGAAGCGTTTCTGAGAGATAGGACACAAAATTTGGATCAAGTAGCTGGCTTGAACTCATATTGATGACCACCTTGCTTTGCTTACTCCAAGAAGCGATATCTTCCACTAAACGTTCAAGAACAACTCTATTAAACGGTATTATCAGTCCAGTTTCATTTAAAACATTCACATAATCATCATTAGCTAATAGATAACAATCAAACCCCTGCCGTAAGATGTTAACTTCGAAATGATTTACTTTAAGGTCATCAGCATAGGCGATAGGCTCATAACTCAAATCAAAACTTTGATCGACAACAATGGATCTGACTATATCTTCCATCTCGCGCTTGCTTTGCATTTCAATTTCAATTTGCTTGCAGAAAAAACGATGCGCAGATCCAGGCATCGATTTAGCTTTATAAAGCGCCATATCCGCCCGCTTAAGCATAGTTCCCAAGCCTGTATCAGCTTCATTCTGCCAAGTAATTCCAATACTACATCCACCTTCGACCTCGGAACGGTCAATGAAATACGGCACGGATAGGCATTGTTTCACATCGATACAAAATGCATCCACTTCGGCAAATGATGGTCCACCGGTCCAAAGGATGACAAATTCATCGCCACCCAGGCGAAAACAGGCCATATCGGACTTATCGCTAGTTAAATCTTTAAGACGATGGGCCAGGTCCCTTAAAATCTGATCACCAGCGTCATGACCAAACGTGTCATTTATCAGCTTAAACCTATCAAGATCGAGCAACATGACAGCTACGCGATTTTGAGTATCAAATTTTTCATCGAAAATGGATAAGACATAGCCTTCTAGACCTCGTCTATTTTTTAAACCTGTTAATGGATCAAGAAAAGCAATTGTCTGCAAGTTAGACACAAAATCTTCGTCAGATTTTCGTTCAGCTTTTTCAAATTTCAAAGGAAATGCAAGCGAGGCGAACAATATTTGTTGGCCTTCGGCACTCCATTCACCTAAACCAAAGGTGCTCGCAGCCAAAAACAACACTGCGAGGGCGCCAATACTCAATACGATCATCGTCAGTCGTGCGAACTCATGACGCACAATTAAT
Protein-coding regions in this window:
- the mraZ gene encoding division/cell wall cluster transcriptional repressor MraZ, with the protein product MNRFLSQVTKKVDAKGRVSVPSVFRNVLMRLNIDELYVFQDFIFPAISIAGPEVLERFERHIDQGDPFSMDANKMSLLIHGGGVFMKLDGEGRLVITDFIRDFTGIEDQVTFVGRGDHFQIWEPSALSRMQDETRQERIDKNIRST
- a CDS encoding DnaJ family molecular chaperone encodes the protein MLSICKILEAVGEAAQSFVSQIVEAVRTVFEGDPETRRQVAFSVAVIALSAKMAKADGVVTQAEVSAFQEIFEIPQSEAKNVSKLYNLAKQDVAGYDVYARRLSGLCSSVVSNCALLEDVMDGLYHIAKADGVIHEHENVMLQHIGEIFGLDEERLAQIAARHVHPEGLDPFVVLGVTKSTPFDEIKRRYRELAKKSHPDNLRARGVPDEFMRIAGDRMAKLNLAFEAIERLQVRA
- a CDS encoding transglycosylase SLT domain-containing protein — protein: MKLNIAAGLTVSLLSLSACQTANSVDKSTKTSSVSKSTKNSAPYNKLISKHAKKNGVPVKLAHAIVKIESNYKASARGRAGEVGLMQIKPATARGMGYTGSTKALYNPENNIAYGMKYLGEAYKRGGGTTCGAILKYNAGHYAKRMNPVSAKYCQKVKAILR
- a CDS encoding diguanylate cyclase; amino-acid sequence: MKLKWFPSELIVRHEFARLTMIVLSIGALAVLFLAASTFGLGEWSAEGQQILFASLAFPLKFEKAERKSDEDFVSNLQTIAFLDPLTGLKNRRGLEGYVLSIFDEKFDTQNRVAVMLLDLDRFKLINDTFGHDAGDQILRDLAHRLKDLTSDKSDMACFRLGGDEFVILWTGGPSFAEVDAFCIDVKQCLSVPYFIDRSEVEGGCSIGITWQNEADTGLGTMLKRADMALYKAKSMPGSAHRFFCKQIEIEMQSKREMEDIVRSIVVDQSFDLSYEPIAYADDLKVNHFEVNILRQGFDCYLLANDDYVNVLNETGLIIPFNRVVLERLVEDIASWSKQSKVVINMSSSQLLDPNFVSYLSETLRKNKVECNRLVVAFDTLERTENPELIGTNLQGLVDLGVRIASYGLGGNISDFISGEKNQHKYLILKKNWVKNVTEDAGSFELLENLIKLAQGLGLKIIVQGVETASQMKHLSQLPNILIKGSAVEKIKSSV
- the rsmH gene encoding 16S rRNA (cytosine(1402)-N(4))-methyltransferase RsmH gives rise to the protein MVTSFDGNNDVDGGPVDHIPVLLSEVIKALEPSDGKLIFDGTFGAGGYSTALLERGANVIATDQDPDVIDNASHLVEKYAEQLSLKHAKFSQISDFCEDGTLDGVVLDIGVSSMQIDQAERGFSFMQDGPLDMRMAQDGVTAADVVNRLKLGDLARIFGFYGEEKKAGRLARAIVDARAEQEFHTTGELAKLIEKTSPRKMKDRIHPATRVFQALRIYVNDELGELARSLLAAEKALKPGGRLVVVTFHSLEDRIVKKFFADRFGRISGSRHLPQVHVVEASFEAIGKKGVISASDEELAINPRSRSAKLRAGIRTHAPAGASDMKVFGLPDLYPLHLVLRSS
- a CDS encoding N-acetylmuramoyl-L-alanine amidase, which translates into the protein MTFAPDFDRAIVVPSPNFGERKGVSKPDMLVLHYTAMETAKAACDWLCAEEAEVSAHYLVDENGEISQLVAEEKRAWHAGQSSWHGEVDINSRSIGIEVANQGHEAGCPIYPDVQMQSVIGLSRSIIARHNIDPKRVLAHSDIAPLRKRDPGEWFSWKALADQGVGHYVDPSPISGGRYFMRGESGQPIEALQSMLGLYGYGLEVNGQFDELTEAVIIAFQRHFRPEKVDGIADMSTIETLHRLLAEN